From Pseudomonas sp. G.S.17, the proteins below share one genomic window:
- a CDS encoding enoyl-CoA hydratase — MAYETILIEIQGQVGLITLNRPSALNALNAQLINELNHALDALDSDRNIGCIVLTGSAKAFAAGADIKEMADLVYPQIYLDDLFAQSDRVANRRTPMIAAVAGFALGGGCELALMCDFILAADNARFGQPEIKLGVLPGMGGTQRLTRAIGKAKAMEMCLTGRLIDAEEAERAGLVARIVPAEQLLDEALKVARSIAEKSLPIAMMVKESVNRAFEVSLAEGIRFERRVFHAAFATEDQKEGMAAFIEKREPHFNGR, encoded by the coding sequence ATGGCCTATGAAACGATTCTAATCGAGATTCAAGGACAGGTCGGTTTGATTACCTTGAACCGGCCCAGCGCGCTGAACGCCCTCAATGCGCAGCTGATCAATGAATTGAACCACGCGCTGGATGCGCTCGACAGTGACCGCAACATTGGCTGCATCGTGCTGACTGGCTCCGCCAAAGCGTTTGCCGCAGGCGCAGACATCAAGGAAATGGCTGATCTGGTCTATCCGCAAATCTACCTCGACGATTTGTTCGCCCAAAGCGACCGGGTCGCGAACCGGCGCACGCCGATGATTGCCGCAGTGGCGGGCTTTGCCTTGGGTGGGGGTTGTGAGCTGGCGTTGATGTGCGACTTCATTCTGGCCGCAGATAACGCGCGTTTCGGTCAGCCGGAAATCAAACTGGGCGTATTGCCAGGCATGGGCGGCACCCAGCGCCTGACCCGTGCGATCGGCAAGGCCAAAGCCATGGAAATGTGTCTGACCGGACGCCTGATCGATGCCGAGGAGGCCGAGCGAGCCGGGCTTGTGGCGCGCATCGTGCCTGCCGAGCAGTTATTGGACGAGGCTCTCAAAGTGGCGAGGTCAATCGCCGAAAAATCCTTGCCGATAGCGATGATGGTCAAGGAAAGCGTCAATCGGGCCTTCGAAGTGAGCCTCGCCGAAGGCATCCGTTTCGAGCGTCGGGTGTTCCACGCGGCATTCGCGACCGAAGATCAAAAGGAAGGCATGGCGGCCTTTATCGAGAAACGTGAGCCCCATTTCAACGGACGCTAG